The Raoultibacter phocaeensis genome includes a window with the following:
- a CDS encoding DUF4860 domain-containing protein: MTEGDETVMDAFGSVALASRKSKDKRLIGRVFTALLLALFVVTLLMAIMVGTGVYRSLYEIRSDANETRLGLNLIANSVRANDAVDAVAVGAAPEGRSLVLMERLESGTYETRIYLHEGMIVEEYALADAAYTPDKATKIVASDTFDFAYENSLLTVMTDQGSIDIALRSVKGGA, encoded by the coding sequence ATGACCGAGGGAGATGAAACCGTGATGGACGCGTTCGGCTCAGTGGCCCTCGCTTCGAGGAAAAGCAAGGACAAGCGTCTGATCGGGCGCGTATTCACCGCGCTCTTGCTCGCGCTGTTCGTGGTAACGCTGCTCATGGCCATTATGGTGGGTACGGGCGTCTACCGATCGCTCTACGAAATCAGATCCGATGCGAACGAAACGCGTCTGGGGCTCAACCTGATAGCCAACAGCGTCCGCGCCAACGACGCAGTGGACGCCGTAGCGGTTGGAGCGGCACCCGAAGGCCGCTCGCTCGTGCTGATGGAACGGCTTGAAAGCGGCACGTACGAAACGAGGATATACCTGCACGAGGGCATGATCGTCGAGGAGTACGCGCTTGCCGATGCGGCGTACACGCCGGACAAGGCAACGAAGATCGTCGCCTCGGATACGTTCGATTTCGCCTACGAGAACAGCCTGCTCACCGTCATGACCGATCAGGGCAGCATCGACATAGCGCTTCGCAGCGTCAAGGGAGGTGCCTAA
- a CDS encoding S4A5 electrogenic sodium bicarbonate cotransporter 4: MSLLTLVIVLCLATMAVLSVSTAQATFAATERQASFTDDTYKNETAAQRFVAGVDGVLNEVRSGQRTGTSSIAAIAGELPALAASVSEDGVAAQASIEGAVVHATFSTESGRSLEIELTVKNGRTYEITQWKATTQWNEEGGGETLWSPSA; the protein is encoded by the coding sequence GTGAGTCTGCTGACCCTTGTAATCGTGCTGTGCCTGGCCACCATGGCCGTGCTTTCGGTCTCGACCGCACAAGCGACGTTCGCAGCGACCGAACGCCAAGCATCCTTCACCGACGATACCTACAAAAACGAGACGGCTGCGCAGCGTTTCGTTGCCGGAGTCGATGGCGTGCTCAACGAGGTGCGTTCCGGCCAACGGACCGGAACGTCGTCGATCGCCGCCATCGCAGGCGAGCTTCCAGCCCTCGCGGCAAGCGTTTCGGAAGACGGCGTTGCGGCACAAGCCTCCATCGAAGGCGCAGTCGTACACGCGACGTTTTCCACCGAGAGCGGGCGCAGCCTCGAGATAGAACTCACTGTGAAAAACGGACGTACCTACGAAATCACACAATGGAAAGCAACGACGCAATGGAACGAGGAAGGCGGCGGCGAGACGCTCTGGTCGCCGTCCGCATAA
- a CDS encoding type IV pilus twitching motility protein PilT — translation MELKTLLQEMVDAKASDVFVIAGLPLTYETSGRQVRLDIEPFTPAETEAFVRGIYEESGRGMNHFVENNNHDDDFSFAIPGIGRFRANVFRQRGSFGAVIRVIPFGLPDPAEYRIPEEVLRLARFQKGLVLVTGPAGAGKSTTLACIIDRLNRERSGHIITMEDPIEYIHKHGSCIVTQREVPTDIATYSEALRSAMRESPDIILLGEMRDYETIGTAVTAAEMAQLLFSTLHTTGAAGTVDRIVDAFPPAQQRQIRIQLSMVLQAIVSQQLVPALDGTVVPAFEIMITNTAIRNLIREEKTHQIDSVIAAGSAEGMRTMDQSLFDLVKNGIVDKGMALQYSIHQEALETRFAAEGL, via the coding sequence ATGGAACTGAAAACGCTCTTGCAGGAGATGGTGGATGCCAAGGCTTCCGACGTGTTTGTCATTGCGGGCCTTCCGTTGACCTACGAGACGAGCGGCCGCCAGGTGCGTCTCGACATCGAACCCTTTACTCCTGCTGAAACCGAGGCGTTCGTACGCGGCATCTACGAGGAATCGGGTCGCGGCATGAACCACTTCGTCGAGAACAACAACCACGACGATGATTTCTCGTTTGCCATTCCGGGAATCGGGCGTTTCCGCGCGAACGTGTTTCGCCAGCGCGGCTCCTTCGGTGCCGTCATCCGCGTGATCCCCTTCGGTCTGCCCGATCCGGCAGAGTACCGCATTCCCGAAGAGGTGCTGCGCCTTGCCCGGTTCCAGAAAGGCCTTGTGCTCGTCACCGGACCGGCGGGTGCAGGAAAATCCACCACGCTCGCCTGCATCATCGATCGGCTCAACCGCGAGCGTTCGGGTCACATCATCACGATGGAAGACCCCATCGAGTACATTCACAAGCATGGCAGCTGCATCGTCACCCAACGCGAAGTGCCCACCGATATCGCAACCTACAGCGAGGCCCTGCGCTCGGCCATGCGCGAATCACCCGACATCATCCTGCTCGGCGAGATGCGCGACTACGAAACCATCGGCACGGCGGTGACTGCCGCGGAGATGGCGCAGCTTCTGTTCTCCACCCTGCATACCACCGGCGCTGCGGGAACCGTCGACCGCATCGTGGATGCGTTCCCGCCAGCCCAGCAACGCCAGATCCGCATCCAGCTTTCCATGGTGCTGCAGGCCATTGTGAGCCAGCAGCTCGTACCCGCGCTCGACGGCACGGTGGTTCCCGCGTTCGAAATCATGATCACGAACACCGCCATCAGAAACCTCATCCGCGAAGAGAAGACCCACCAGATCGACAGCGTGATCGCCGCAGGTAGCGCCGAGGGTATGCGCACGATGGACCAAAGCCTGTTCGATCTCGTGAAAAACGGCATCGTGGACAAGGGGATGGCGCTG